DNA from Candidatus Eremiobacterota bacterium:
GTGCGCAGCGGGTCGAGGACGCGCGTCGCGAAGGCGCGCCAGTCTTCGCGCGTCGCGCCGGTGCGGTGCAGCAGCGGGTAGACCCCCAAGTCGTCGTACGGCATCACCCGCCCGCCGCCGAACATGCGGCGCGCGATCGTCATCGCTTCGCGCGCTTCGTCGACGCTCTGCGCGACGTGCAGCATCTCGGCGTGCCGCCCGATCCCGCCGACCACCTTCACCTCGAGCCCGGCGCGATGCATCCCGCGCGGGATCAGCGTCGCCGCGGTCCGCGCGTTCGCCGCGTCGACTTCGAGCGGTGCCGGAACCAAGAAGAAGAACCCGCCGCCGCGCTCGACGACGACGACCTCGCCGGTGCGCGTCCCCAGCGTGTCGAGGCAGACGCGGCGGATCTCGGCGTTCTTCTGCGTCGCGACGCTCTCGTCGAGCCCTTCGCCTTCGACCGCGACCGCGACGTAGCCGGGTGCGAGCGTGATCCCGCGCGCCTGCGCGTCCTCGCGCGCTTCGAGCGGGTCTTCGTACGCGCGCGCCAGCAGCCGGTCCCAGAAGCCGCGCCGCCGGCCGCGCCCGCCGCCGGCCTCGCGCGAGATCTCGATCGCGATCTGCGCGGCGGTCAGCCGGATCAGTCCGGCCCGCTCCTCGCCGAGTCGCGCCGGACCGGGGAACACCGCGAGCCAACCCAGCCGCGCCTCGCCGGCGCGGATCGGAAACGCGCGCGCCTGCGGCTCGGCGGGCGGCGCGAGCGGGACGCTCTCCTCGCCTTCGGCGTCCGTCCGAAGCAGGTCGCGCACGGAGGGCGGGATCGCGCGCTCGCCGGTGCCGGCGACGGCGAGGTGCCGCCACTGGGCATCCTCGACCAGCACCGCCGCATCGAGCGCCGCGGCCAGATGCGCGGCGAGCGCCTGCGCGCCGCCGCCGCTCGCCGCGACGCGTGCCAGCGCCTCCGCGAAGGCGAGGAGCGACTCGGAGCGGTCCCGGCGCAGCG
Protein-coding regions in this window:
- a CDS encoding helix-turn-helix domain-containing protein, with protein sequence MVPARPLRRDRSESLLAFAEALARVAASGGGAQALAAHLAAALDAAVLVEDAQWRHLAVAGTGERAIPPSVRDLLRTDAEGEESVPLAPPAEPQARAFPIRAGEARLGWLAVFPGPARLGEERAGLIRLTAAQIAIEISREAGGGRGRRRGFWDRLLARAYEDPLEAREDAQARGITLAPGYVAVAVEGEGLDESVATQKNAEIRRVCLDTLGTRTGEVVVVERGGGFFFLVPAPLEVDAANARTAATLIPRGMHRAGLEVKVVGGIGRHAEMLHVAQSVDEAREAMTIARRMFGGGRVMPYDDLGVYPLLHRTGATREDWRAFATRVLDPLRTYDEKHQTELVRTLELFFDVGQNIKEAAARLNVHRHTVFYRLRQIGEIGRLDLDSPHDQLTVRAALAVDALDG